The DNA sequence AAGGCCAAAGGCGCGCACTACTGGGGCTCGAGCGGAGCAGCCATCCAGAGCATCGAGCGGGCCCGCTCGGAGGGCGTGCGGGTCTGGGCCGATCAGTATCCGTACGCGACGTCAGGCTCCGACGGCGGCACGGTCCTCATCCCGGACTGGGTGTTCAGAGCGCCCGCCCGCGAGGAGCCCGACCGGACCGCCGAGCTCGAGCGCGCCCTGGCGCAGGAGAGCAGCGCTGCGCAGGTGCGGGGCGACATCGCGCACGAGATCCGGCGACGTGGGGGTGCGGATCGCGTGGTGGTGTCCGACCACCCGCGCGCGGACTTCGTGGGCAAGAGCCTCGCAGAGATCGCCACGCTCCTGGGCCAGGACCCGGTCGAGGCCGCGCTCTCCCTGCAGCGCCTGGGCGACCCCAGGCGCCCCGGAGGCGGGCGGGTACGCGGCTTCTCGATGTCGGAGATCGATGTCGAGGCGTATGCAGGCCGACCCTGGGTGGCCACCGCGTCCGACGGTGGCATCTCCCTTCCCGAGGACGGCCCCAACGTGCACGCCCGCTACTACGGCACCTTCCCTCGCAAGATCCGGCACTACGCCATCGAGCGGGGAGTGCTCTCGGTCGAGGACGCGGTACGCTCCATGACCTCCCTGCCGGCGAGGATCATGGGCCTCTCCGATCGCGGCATGATCCGTGAAGGGATGGTGGCCGACCTGGTCGTCTTCGACCTCGGCACCATCGCCGATGCCTCCACGTTCGTGGAGCCGCACCAGTATGCGCAGGGCATCGAGTGGGTGGTGGTCGGAGGCGTACCAGTCGTGGAAGCCGGGCAGCTGACGTGGGCGCTGCCTGGACGGATCCTGACACGAGGGGGAGGAGGGCACTAGTGCCGCTACGCGACGCCGCGCACGAGCTGGCGCTGCTCGTCAAATCGCGACACCCTCTGCTGGTGTTGGAGTCCGCCGACAGCGACCGGATCGACACCCTGCTCCGCCACGTCGCCGACGCGCTCCAGCTCCCGCTCTTCTCGTGGTCGCG is a window from the Gemmatimonadota bacterium genome containing:
- a CDS encoding amidohydrolase family protein, with the protein product MKITWKGLGLGVLLGLSLAPALPAQEPFDLLIRGGRILDGTGNPWFQADVGVRGGRIAAVGRLEGSTARRIVDARGRMVAPGFIDMHSHADDHFAGREPTGLRSPDPRRRAAPNVVAQGVTTVVVNQDGRSFWPIREQRAALERLGAGPNVALMVGHGEVRRQVMGDDFARAATPDEVSRMRALVRQAQEEGAWGLSAGLEYVPGRFSTTDEVAALAAELVPFDGVYISHERSEGSDPMWYWPSQDPAGPPTLLDAVQETIEIGRRSGARVVASHIKAKGAHYWGSSGAAIQSIERARSEGVRVWADQYPYATSGSDGGTVLIPDWVFRAPAREEPDRTAELERALAQESSAAQVRGDIAHEIRRRGGADRVVVSDHPRADFVGKSLAEIATLLGQDPVEAALSLQRLGDPRRPGGGRVRGFSMSEIDVEAYAGRPWVATASDGGISLPEDGPNVHARYYGTFPRKIRHYAIERGVLSVEDAVRSMTSLPARIMGLSDRGMIREGMVADLVVFDLGTIADASTFVEPHQYAQGIEWVVVGGVPVVEAGQLTWALPGRILTRGGGGH